From Pseudovibrio sp. Tun.PSC04-5.I4, a single genomic window includes:
- a CDS encoding GNAT family protein, translated as MLFPELKTSRLILRQARDTDLPRLVAYANTYEVASMLSGMPHPFTEEDGKFFINRAKTNKPKDVVLWVIDDGTGLVGTIWAKFDGPKCWTGYWLGKPHWGNGYMSEALQATLSYAFALRDVSLFSAGVFNDNPASYRLLEKMGFHRVGLETISSKGRGGAEIPHILLELPKDAFIAATKVLEGADL; from the coding sequence CTGATATTGCGTCAGGCGCGAGACACCGATCTGCCTCGGTTGGTTGCCTATGCCAACACCTATGAGGTTGCCAGTATGCTCTCTGGCATGCCTCATCCCTTTACCGAGGAAGACGGAAAATTCTTCATCAATCGAGCCAAGACCAACAAGCCCAAAGATGTGGTCCTCTGGGTGATTGATGATGGTACTGGTCTCGTCGGCACCATCTGGGCTAAGTTTGACGGCCCCAAATGCTGGACTGGATATTGGCTTGGCAAGCCGCATTGGGGCAACGGCTATATGAGTGAGGCTTTGCAAGCTACGTTGAGCTATGCTTTTGCGCTGCGCGATGTCTCCCTCTTCTCCGCTGGCGTGTTCAACGACAATCCTGCCTCCTATCGGCTTTTGGAGAAAATGGGTTTTCACAGGGTTGGATTGGAGACCATCTCCTCCAAAGGGCGTGGTGGCGCAGAGATTCCGCATATCCTTTTGGAACTCCCTAAGGATGCATTTATTGCCGCCACAAAAGTCTTGGAGGGCGCGGATTTATGA